The Lactobacillus acidophilus DNA segment TTGTGCTTCTTGAGTAAGCATACTTGTCTGTGAATTGTGTGCCTCAAGAAGTGACTTATCACTTTCCTTTAACTTTTCACGTGCGCCTTCGATATCACCAGTCTTTGCAAGACGAATTGCTTCAAAAGCTAAACTTTTTGCATTTCCACCATTTGCAATTAAGCCCATAGCAGCCATCAAGGTTTCTTGGTCCTTTTGTTCTGGAGTTTGTTTTTCTTCTGCCATATAATCAGTCTCTCCTTTTTTAATATTAGCCCTTAATTAACTTTTCAGCTTGAGCCAAAACATTCTTTCCATTCATCATGCCGTAGTCTTGCATGTTAATGACATCTAATGGAATATCCTTGCCGTCTTTGCCCTTGCCCTTAACCTTATTTTCAAATTCACCTCTCATGTAACTTACTTGAGGTCCAAGAAGAACACAGTCAATTTGTTTTTGTGCCATTTTGTCATCAGCTTCTGAAGCAGGACAAGCAAAAATTTCAGCGTCAATACCTTCTTCTTGAGCAGCAGCTTGCATCTTAGTTACTAAAAGTGAAGTACTCATACCAGCACTACAATTTAACATAATAGTTTGTTCAGCCATAATTCAATTCCTCCTGATTACTTACGTTTTATAATAATTGATCTACACCAATTATTATAAAACGCTTTCATTGACTTGTAAACAAAAAATTATACATACGCCATATTTTTTATAGCGCTTATATAATAACTCACGAGTATAAAATATATACTTTTGTTTCTTACAGACAATATTATGCACTCTTTTGTAAGCATTTTCAAATACATATAATTCATATGTAAATATAAAGTGTTTACATACGGCTGCATCAATTTGAATTATAACACTTTTCAGCAACCGCTTTCACTTCAGCTAAAAAAAGCTGTTAGAATATATATGTAATATTTTTCTTTACAATAGAAAGGAGGCGATATTTTGAGTCGTTATCAAGAAATCGCCAATGATATAGAAAAAGATATTATTGAAAAGAAATACATCCAACAACTGCCAGAACAATTTGAATTAGCAGAAAAATATCAAACTAGTCGTGTAACTATAGTTCATGCTTTAAAAATTCTCCAAAATAAGAAATTAATCAAAACTGTTAAAGGACATGGTACTTTTGTTACCAACAAATCGATTCCAGATATTTTTCTTAATTCAGGTGTAAACGAGCACGAAGGGTTTACTCGTCATATTAATAGTGCCTTCAAATTAATTAGTCATGTTATTGCTTTCAATATTCGTAAGCCTAGTGTTGAAGAACGCAAAGCATTGAATTTAGGAAAAAATGATGAAGTTTACGACATTATTAGGCAGCGTATTTTAAATGAAAAACCGGCTAAATTGGAATACACAATTATGCCAGTTAAACGTGTTCCAGGTATTACTTTAGAAATTTTGCATAAATCAGTTTATTCATATATTCAAAACGAATTGGGATTAAAACTCGGCAAAGATGATCGGATAATTACTGCTGAAAAATCTGATGCTTATGATATGAAATATTTAGATTGCAAACAAGATGATCCAGTTTTATGTGTTCAGCAAAAAGCTTATTTAGAAGACGGACGACCATTTGAATTATCTGAATCACGCAATAGATATGATCGTGGCGCGTTAACTGTAAATGGTGGCTAATTAATACTTGATATTAATATAGCACTATGTCACAATTGCTTATGCAAACGTTTTCAATAATATAAAAAGAAAGGACTTATACTTAATGTATTCAGCAAAAATGCCAAATAATTTTTTATGGGGCGGTGCTGTTGCTGCTCACCAACTTGAAGGTGCTTGGAAAGAAGGCGGAAAAGGTACTTCCGTTGCCGATGTTATGACAGTAGGATCTGCTACTAAGCCACGTGAAATCACCGACGGTGTGTTACCTGGTAAAAACTATCCTAATCATTCAGCTATTGACTTTTATCATCATTATAAAGAAGACATTAAATTAATGGCTGAAATGGGCTTTAAAGCATTTAGAACTTCTATTGCATGGACTAGAATCTTCCCTAACGGTGATGAAACTGAACCAAATGAAGAAGGCTTAAAATTTTACGATGACTTATTTGATACTTGTCATGAATACGGTATTGAACCAGTCATTACCCTTTCCCACTTTGAAATACCATTTAATTTAGCTAAAAATTATAGTGGTTTTACCAATCGTAAAGTAATTGATTTCTTTGTTCGTTTTGCAGAAGTTTGCTTCAAGCGTTATAAGAACAAGGTTAAATATTGGATGACCTTTAACGAAATAGATAATCAATCTGCATTTAACGATGATTTCTTAATGGCTACTAATTCAGGCATTTTATTTAAAGATGGTATGACTGATAAAGATAAAGAAGCTGCAATGTACCAAGCTGGCCACTATGAATTAGTTGCTTCTGCTTTAGCAGTTAAGATTGGTCATAAAATTAATCCTGATTTTCAAATTGGTTGTATGATTAACTACTCACCTGTTCGCCCACTTACTCCATCTAGTGATGATGTACTCTTAGCAGATAAGTGGGAACAACGCCGTGATTGGTTCTCAGATGTTCATGTCTTTGGTGAATATCCAAATGCTGTAGAAGCTTACATTGAAAGAAATGGCTACCGTCCAGACATCACCGACGAAGATAGAATCGTATTAAAGGAAGGCACTGTTGATTACGTAGGCTTTTCATATTATCAATCTACTACTGTATCAAGCAAAAAAGTTATGCCGGATGATTTAACTGATTTAGCTAAGGCAATTGCTAAAAATCCTACTTTAAAGCGCAGTGATTGGGGTTGGGAAATTGACCCTGAAGGTCTCAGAATTGCTTTAAACCAATTACAAGATCGTTACCACAAGCCATTATTCATCGTAGAAAATGGTCTTGGAGCTTATGACAAGGTTGAAGCAGATGGTTCAATTCACGATGATTATAGAATTGATTATTTGAGAAGTCATATTTCAGAAATGGAAAAAGCTGTTGAACTTGATGGTGTTGACTTGATGGGTTATCTTCCATGGGGATGCATTGATCTAGTCTCTGCTGGTACTGGTCAAATGGATAAGCGTTACGGCTTTATCTACGTTGACAAAAACGATGCCGGCGAAGGTACACTCGATCGTTCACGAAAAGATTCATTCTTCTGGTATAAGAATGTTATCGAATCAAATGGTAAAAATCTAGGTTAATTTACTCGATATAGATATGTATAAGCAGAGTCAGAATGTATCTTGACTCTTTTTTGTTTAAAAAGTAGGTTAATCATAAAAAATAAATTAT contains these protein-coding regions:
- a CDS encoding 6-phospho-beta-glucosidase; its protein translation is MYSAKMPNNFLWGGAVAAHQLEGAWKEGGKGTSVADVMTVGSATKPREITDGVLPGKNYPNHSAIDFYHHYKEDIKLMAEMGFKAFRTSIAWTRIFPNGDETEPNEEGLKFYDDLFDTCHEYGIEPVITLSHFEIPFNLAKNYSGFTNRKVIDFFVRFAEVCFKRYKNKVKYWMTFNEIDNQSAFNDDFLMATNSGILFKDGMTDKDKEAAMYQAGHYELVASALAVKIGHKINPDFQIGCMINYSPVRPLTPSSDDVLLADKWEQRRDWFSDVHVFGEYPNAVEAYIERNGYRPDITDEDRIVLKEGTVDYVGFSYYQSTTVSSKKVMPDDLTDLAKAIAKNPTLKRSDWGWEIDPEGLRIALNQLQDRYHKPLFIVENGLGAYDKVEADGSIHDDYRIDYLRSHISEMEKAVELDGVDLMGYLPWGCIDLVSAGTGQMDKRYGFIYVDKNDAGEGTLDRSRKDSFFWYKNVIESNGKNLG
- a CDS encoding PTS sugar transporter subunit IIB, whose amino-acid sequence is MAEQTIMLNCSAGMSTSLLVTKMQAAAQEEGIDAEIFACPASEADDKMAQKQIDCVLLGPQVSYMRGEFENKVKGKGKDGKDIPLDVINMQDYGMMNGKNVLAQAEKLIKG
- a CDS encoding PTS lactose/cellobiose transporter subunit IIA, which translates into the protein MAEEKQTPEQKDQETLMAAMGLIANGGNAKSLAFEAIRLAKTGDIEGAREKLKESDKSLLEAHNSQTSMLTQEAQGDHMHVTLLVVHSQDHLMNAITFRDLAGEMVDLYEKLYNSGALKKEDK
- a CDS encoding GntR family transcriptional regulator; the protein is MSRYQEIANDIEKDIIEKKYIQQLPEQFELAEKYQTSRVTIVHALKILQNKKLIKTVKGHGTFVTNKSIPDIFLNSGVNEHEGFTRHINSAFKLISHVIAFNIRKPSVEERKALNLGKNDEVYDIIRQRILNEKPAKLEYTIMPVKRVPGITLEILHKSVYSYIQNELGLKLGKDDRIITAEKSDAYDMKYLDCKQDDPVLCVQQKAYLEDGRPFELSESRNRYDRGALTVNGG